One window of Pocillopora verrucosa isolate sample1 chromosome 9, ASM3666991v2, whole genome shotgun sequence genomic DNA carries:
- the LOC131797042 gene encoding protein RER1-like isoform X1: MDDPSEDSRPGQPGVVKKIFITISQRYQTFLDTTVPHLALRWISTLVMILLFLIRVLYLQGWYIVTYALGIYHLNLFIAFLTPKIDPALEELGEEDLEEDGPELPTKADQEFRPFIRRLPEFKFWYGATRAVVIAIACTFFEFFNIPVFWPILVMYFIVLFIITMKRQIKHMIRYRYLPFTYGKQKYKGKDESSDVMKS; encoded by the exons ATGGATGATCCCTCAGAAGACAGTCGGCCAGGTCAGCCGGGTgttgtcaaaaagatttttatAACAATATCCCag AGATACCAAACATTTCTTGACACAACAGTTCCACATCTTGCGCTACGATGGATTTCAACTCTGGTTATGATACTGCTGTTTCTCATCAGGGTACTTTATCTTCAG GGCTGGTACATAGTCACATATGCTCTTGGTATTTACCACCTTAACCTGTTTATCGCATTCTTGACACCTAAAATTGATCCAGCTTTAGAAGAATTAGGTGAGGAGGACCTAG AAGAAGATGGGCCTGAACTTCCTACTAAAGCTGATCAGGAGTTCAGACCTTTTATCAGAAGGTTACCAGAGTTTAAATTTTG gtatGGAGCAACAAGAGCTGTTGTTATTGCCATAGCATGTacattttttgaattttttaacatCCCTGTCTTCTGGCCCATCTTAGTCATGTACTTTATTGTACTTTTTATCATCACAATGAAGAGACAAATTAAG cATATGATACGGTACCGATATCTACCATTTACTTATGGAAAACAGAAATACAAAGGCAAAGATGAGTCAAGTGATGTGATGAAATCATAA
- the LOC131797042 gene encoding protein RER1-like isoform X2: MDDPSEDSRPGQPGVVKKIFITISQRYQTFLDTTVPHLALRWISTLVMILLFLIRVLYLQGWYIVTYALGIYHLNLFIAFLTPKIDPALEELEEDGPELPTKADQEFRPFIRRLPEFKFWYGATRAVVIAIACTFFEFFNIPVFWPILVMYFIVLFIITMKRQIKHMIRYRYLPFTYGKQKYKGKDESSDVMKS; encoded by the exons ATGGATGATCCCTCAGAAGACAGTCGGCCAGGTCAGCCGGGTgttgtcaaaaagatttttatAACAATATCCCag AGATACCAAACATTTCTTGACACAACAGTTCCACATCTTGCGCTACGATGGATTTCAACTCTGGTTATGATACTGCTGTTTCTCATCAGGGTACTTTATCTTCAG GGCTGGTACATAGTCACATATGCTCTTGGTATTTACCACCTTAACCTGTTTATCGCATTCTTGACACCTAAAATTGATCCAGCTTTAGAAGAATTAG AAGAAGATGGGCCTGAACTTCCTACTAAAGCTGATCAGGAGTTCAGACCTTTTATCAGAAGGTTACCAGAGTTTAAATTTTG gtatGGAGCAACAAGAGCTGTTGTTATTGCCATAGCATGTacattttttgaattttttaacatCCCTGTCTTCTGGCCCATCTTAGTCATGTACTTTATTGTACTTTTTATCATCACAATGAAGAGACAAATTAAG cATATGATACGGTACCGATATCTACCATTTACTTATGGAAAACAGAAATACAAAGGCAAAGATGAGTCAAGTGATGTGATGAAATCATAA
- the LOC131797100 gene encoding caspase-3-like has product MGTPNYAYRLRKKRDKVLRDLEPKKILNLLYQEEVFELEDMEEVKEGGARNKQANILLDKILRLGDEHIATFVNALEGTQRHLYKLLQNPVPGEELAEGDRRVNQITGQLHTTSLNTHHEYPNYINKALSPTRMVPAKIGNTEMGAAYSHTSDAHLVEPPPDEICSFVKPIDRNKMPPHIHPESQEVYPMTSKPRGIALIINNEIFPDNPEKTDKEKQKEKLEVRQGSDKDLKSLEKLYEALDFKVRTERNKERREILKILDDVSHQDHSQYDCFVLWLMSHGQNGLFYGSDGETVPIETVRDFFSNANCPSLKGKPKVIFIQACRGQEREKGVVADAPNAPAPQSPQPSTNDDLSGSTNSEVTDKGFTFCIRETIANHADILIANSTLSGHAAFRNPVLGSRFVRCVVEVFQEQAGYEDILGMLTEVNNRISGMGEIDEKQISEPTSTLRKKLYFWPGL; this is encoded by the exons ATGGGAACCCCTAACTATGCTTACAGATTACGGAAAAAACGTGACAAGGTTTTAAGAGATTTAGAGCCAAAGAAGATTTTAAACCTTCTTTACCAAGAAGAGGTATTCGAATTGGAAGACATGGAGGAAGTGAAAGAGGGGGGAGCGAGAAATAAACAAGCCAACATATTGTTGGATAAAATACTTCGTTTGGGGGATGAACATATCGCTACGTTTGTGAACGCTTTAGAGGGAACTCAACGACATCTTTACAAGTTACTTCAAAATCCTGTTCCCGGGGAAGAACTGGCAGAAGGAG ATCGGAGGGTAAATCAAATTACAGGACAGCTTCACACGACTTCATTGAATACCCACCATGAATACCCCAATTACATTAACAAAg CTCTTAGTCCAACAAGAATGGTCCCTGCAAAGATTGGCAACACTGAGATGGGAGCTGCCTATTCTCACACTTCTGATGCACATCTTGTAGAACCACCTCCAGATGAAATTTGCAGCTTTGTGAAACCAATAGATCGGAATAAAATGCCACCTCACATCCATCCAGAGTCACAGGAAGTGTACCCTATGACATCAAAGCCCAGAGGGATCGCATTGATCATTAATAACGAGATCTTCCCTGATAATCCTGAAAAGACagacaaagagaaacaaaaggaaaaattagaagTCCGCCAAGGCTCTGACAAGGACCTCAAATCACTTGAAAAGTTGTATGAGGCTCTGGATTTCAAAGTGAGGACTGaaagaaacaaggaaagaaGAGAGATTTTGAAGATCTTAGATGATGTGTCTCATCAGGATCACTCGCAGTACGATTGCTTTGTTTTATGGCTGATGAGCCATGGCCAGAATGGATTATTCTATGGCTCAGATGGAGAGACTGTCCCAATTGAGACTGTGCGGGACTTTTTCAGCAATGCAAATTGCCCATCATTAAAAGGCAAGCCAAAGGTCATTTTCATCCAGGCTTGTAGAGGCcaagaaagggaaaaaggtGTGGTAGCTGATGCCCCAAATGCACCAGCCCCTCAATCACCACAACCTTCAACAAATGATGATTTGTCAGGCAGCACTAATAGTGAAGTTACTGACAAAGGTTTTACTTTTTGCATCAGAGAAACCATTGCTAATCATGCTGATATTCTGATAGCTAATTCAACCCTCAGTGGTCATGCAGCATTCCGAAATCCTGTGTTGGGAAGCCGCTTCGTACGCTGTGTTGTGGAGGTCTTTCAAGAACAAGCTGGCTATGAGGATATTCTGGGCATGCTCACAGAGGTTAACAACAGGATCAGTGGAATGGGTGAAATCgatgaaaaacaaatatcagAACCAACATCAACCTTGAGAAAGAAGCTTTACTTTTGGCCTGGATTGTAG
- the LOC131797101 gene encoding uncharacterized protein isoform X1 → MMDLHRSNTRSLKVLEVRLTKIILWMAKCLCTFFEALIDENLIFIALLVLLCVLALLLVLIVSVTIWLAKLRNRVNSISKGWKDFCRLEVTEQPLIFSNKDTSGSNRSDPWKRLTSSNAYAPWIVSEDVDLKETSFGCSTTVAEDERSIHGINIGNEIKVSDKEEDSYIQIIGDGPTIKDSPGDQPEKNGIEVKRKMYMSLKGAKADTYANLREEMTEVDSGKGEKIEISQNLKSTNGTLDGGGPQNEYDHGYLVVFGSGKPFETSELAANGIPPREDAYESQYLLPVDSQPKEIKNQEEGKEAGERFGGQNKAGDPKRMSLTPKLPPRIVTFGPRAVPEIQKSQNDKAIELSEISKSNDEDSFGYLLVQHDGNSEAKRLSGSLTESLALQRGTVQTPTDGGTCVDDRNDDNYDYITSEKVKDWKGSPDVNNSVHVPGNDKESHPNGKPKTDTKPSDEDGNGYLAVIHDSSIDDKQQPERHDSRGHITIGQGHQDSTDDIYATIQDNNNDPNKEPAPANPEAIYVNQDNIQSAAEENTEDTHIYANSDVQVESSLFDIAAQDIDKSPIYDNDIMKV, encoded by the exons ATGATGGACCTTCATCGATCAAACACGCGGTCCCTAAAAGTCTTAGAAGTGCGGCTAACAAAAATTATACTCTG gaTGGCAAAATGCCTGTGTACTTTTTTTGAGGCTTTGATCGACGAAAACCTAATTTTCATAGCGTTACTGGTTCTTCTATGTGTGTTAGCGCTGCTCTTGGTGTTGATCGTCAGCGTTACTATTTGGCTAGCAAAATTGCGTAACCGTGTAAACAGTATTTCTAAAGGATGGAAAGATTTCTGCAGACTTGAGGTTACTGAACAACCTTTGATATTCTCCAACAAAGACACTTCAGGTTCTAATAGAAGTGATCCTTGGAAGCGCCTTACCAGTTCTAATGCCTACGCACCATGGATTGTCAGTGAGGATGTAGACTTGAAGGAAACTTCATTTGGCTGCTCTACAACAGTGGCAGAAGACGAGAGGTCCATTCACGGAATCAACATAGGAAACGAAATAAAAGTCAGCGATAAAGAGGAAGACTCGTATATTCAAATAATTGGCGACGGCCCAACAATAAAAGACTCTCCTGGTGATCAACCGGAGAAAAATGGGATAGAAGTCAAGAGGAAAATGTACATGAGCTTAAAGGGTGCCAAGGCTGACACCTACGCTAACCTCCGGGAAGAAATGACAGAAGTGGATTCTGGGAAAGGGGAGAAAATCGAAATAAGCCAGAACCTAAAATCTACTAATGGAACCTTGGATGGCGGAGGGCCACAAAATGAGTACGACCATGGGTACCTTGTGGTGTTTGGTTCTGGTAAACCATTCGAGACGTCAGAATTGGCTGCTAATGGAATTCCTCCTCGTGAAGACGCATACGAGTCACAGTATCTTTTGCCTGTGGACTCTCAGccaaaagagataaaaaatcaAGAAGAGGGAAAAGAAGCTGGCGAGCGCTTTGGAGGTCAGAACAAGGCCGGTGATCCGAAACGTATGTCTCTGACCCCGAAGTTGCCACCGAGGATAGTAACATTTGGACCCAGAGCTGTTCCTGAAATCCAAAAATCTCAAAATGACAAAGCTATCGAACTTAGTGAAATATCAAAGAGCAACGACGAAGATAGCTTTGGGTACCTCCTTGTCCAACACGATGGAAACTCTGAAGCCAAAAGGTTGTCTGGTAGTCTTACAGAGAGCCTGGCGCTCCAACGAGGAACTGTCCAGACACCGACTGATGGGGGAACGTGTGTGGATGACCGAAACGACGACAACTATGACTACATCACTTCTGAGAAGGTGAAAGACTGGAAAGGCTCCCCTGACGTCAACAATTCCGTACATGTCCCAGGAAATGACAAAGAGAGTCATCCCAATGGTAAACCTAAAACTGATACAAAACCCTCCGATGAAGATGGCAATGGCTATTTGGCTGTTATACATGATAGCTCAATTGATGACAAGCAACAACCCGAAAGACATGATTCCCGTGGCCACATCACCATTGGGCAAGGTCATCAGGACAGCACTGACGACATTTATGCTACGATTCAAGACAACAATAATGATCCAAACAAAGAGCCGGCTCCTGCCAATCCGGAGGCGATATATGTTAATCAAGACAATATCCAAAGCGCTGCTGAAGAAAACACGGAGGATACCCACATCTATGCCAACAGTGACGTTCAAGTAGAATCTTCCCTTTTTGATATAGCTGCTCAAGATATCGATAAAAGCCCGATCTACGATAATGATATAATGAAGGTTTAG
- the LOC131797101 gene encoding uncharacterized protein isoform X2 has translation MAKCLCTFFEALIDENLIFIALLVLLCVLALLLVLIVSVTIWLAKLRNRVNSISKGWKDFCRLEVTEQPLIFSNKDTSGSNRSDPWKRLTSSNAYAPWIVSEDVDLKETSFGCSTTVAEDERSIHGINIGNEIKVSDKEEDSYIQIIGDGPTIKDSPGDQPEKNGIEVKRKMYMSLKGAKADTYANLREEMTEVDSGKGEKIEISQNLKSTNGTLDGGGPQNEYDHGYLVVFGSGKPFETSELAANGIPPREDAYESQYLLPVDSQPKEIKNQEEGKEAGERFGGQNKAGDPKRMSLTPKLPPRIVTFGPRAVPEIQKSQNDKAIELSEISKSNDEDSFGYLLVQHDGNSEAKRLSGSLTESLALQRGTVQTPTDGGTCVDDRNDDNYDYITSEKVKDWKGSPDVNNSVHVPGNDKESHPNGKPKTDTKPSDEDGNGYLAVIHDSSIDDKQQPERHDSRGHITIGQGHQDSTDDIYATIQDNNNDPNKEPAPANPEAIYVNQDNIQSAAEENTEDTHIYANSDVQVESSLFDIAAQDIDKSPIYDNDIMKV, from the coding sequence aTGGCAAAATGCCTGTGTACTTTTTTTGAGGCTTTGATCGACGAAAACCTAATTTTCATAGCGTTACTGGTTCTTCTATGTGTGTTAGCGCTGCTCTTGGTGTTGATCGTCAGCGTTACTATTTGGCTAGCAAAATTGCGTAACCGTGTAAACAGTATTTCTAAAGGATGGAAAGATTTCTGCAGACTTGAGGTTACTGAACAACCTTTGATATTCTCCAACAAAGACACTTCAGGTTCTAATAGAAGTGATCCTTGGAAGCGCCTTACCAGTTCTAATGCCTACGCACCATGGATTGTCAGTGAGGATGTAGACTTGAAGGAAACTTCATTTGGCTGCTCTACAACAGTGGCAGAAGACGAGAGGTCCATTCACGGAATCAACATAGGAAACGAAATAAAAGTCAGCGATAAAGAGGAAGACTCGTATATTCAAATAATTGGCGACGGCCCAACAATAAAAGACTCTCCTGGTGATCAACCGGAGAAAAATGGGATAGAAGTCAAGAGGAAAATGTACATGAGCTTAAAGGGTGCCAAGGCTGACACCTACGCTAACCTCCGGGAAGAAATGACAGAAGTGGATTCTGGGAAAGGGGAGAAAATCGAAATAAGCCAGAACCTAAAATCTACTAATGGAACCTTGGATGGCGGAGGGCCACAAAATGAGTACGACCATGGGTACCTTGTGGTGTTTGGTTCTGGTAAACCATTCGAGACGTCAGAATTGGCTGCTAATGGAATTCCTCCTCGTGAAGACGCATACGAGTCACAGTATCTTTTGCCTGTGGACTCTCAGccaaaagagataaaaaatcaAGAAGAGGGAAAAGAAGCTGGCGAGCGCTTTGGAGGTCAGAACAAGGCCGGTGATCCGAAACGTATGTCTCTGACCCCGAAGTTGCCACCGAGGATAGTAACATTTGGACCCAGAGCTGTTCCTGAAATCCAAAAATCTCAAAATGACAAAGCTATCGAACTTAGTGAAATATCAAAGAGCAACGACGAAGATAGCTTTGGGTACCTCCTTGTCCAACACGATGGAAACTCTGAAGCCAAAAGGTTGTCTGGTAGTCTTACAGAGAGCCTGGCGCTCCAACGAGGAACTGTCCAGACACCGACTGATGGGGGAACGTGTGTGGATGACCGAAACGACGACAACTATGACTACATCACTTCTGAGAAGGTGAAAGACTGGAAAGGCTCCCCTGACGTCAACAATTCCGTACATGTCCCAGGAAATGACAAAGAGAGTCATCCCAATGGTAAACCTAAAACTGATACAAAACCCTCCGATGAAGATGGCAATGGCTATTTGGCTGTTATACATGATAGCTCAATTGATGACAAGCAACAACCCGAAAGACATGATTCCCGTGGCCACATCACCATTGGGCAAGGTCATCAGGACAGCACTGACGACATTTATGCTACGATTCAAGACAACAATAATGATCCAAACAAAGAGCCGGCTCCTGCCAATCCGGAGGCGATATATGTTAATCAAGACAATATCCAAAGCGCTGCTGAAGAAAACACGGAGGATACCCACATCTATGCCAACAGTGACGTTCAAGTAGAATCTTCCCTTTTTGATATAGCTGCTCAAGATATCGATAAAAGCCCGATCTACGATAATGATATAATGAAGGTTTAG
- the LOC131797050 gene encoding uncharacterized protein produces MNEETILKLSVVLLCFLSLLLPLVLFLVVWLRRIQSRVDSISNEWSVLCKLAPSDEPLTPATETQHEIPNALSDSLVIFNQQAEGSDENNTWKHIPRGFVYSHVYDDGDGPRPDEEQSACQSQEDAREVDDESNSQEQVIPDTSTPVASYLQIVDENPAIVGVSLSERPATDAKQDRKIIFVSAGSTDDLNLFADHDDCQVNENTVIEMGTENGNDIPQNSEATETGELECVVLIEDTKQTNEVLLELPNVTSPPAEEVQNGTSTQGGQEEDAERSDKKVLTKEGCRDASENYCKAPSTSLEDGVEVSPPMGEITEKRVTSETRPKPKPRLSKKKHGRVNSAGKEKTFNSSPHVKNPNEAESHDQEADRWNVPVILDVCDSQQLAQQHIASSPKTAVKSKKNTNERNNVQVVKDVGHSESKSKVNDGEISNYESVAIVDSGNEGKKMPPSANTQEVTRNNESTGVISQLRGFLTNRASETQNPEKRAKTAVRHSYPAKKQGNINEDYRGKGKTAKRISFPHNPEDLNRHERGVVKHDRTVLSVAQGKTGAASKSNQNCNKPGVSEGDTSEYEMVVTPVDGGKKEPVTDNGDSSDIISQLRSILHKGNTASADNPDLRHENKSSVKNEEHKRHATAAGQNNENTPEQVYSNLDEEGNEIYSEIPLSASETKAGTTNNDQEEVHNLSEQEPFYVNLPFQQGLINYNDGPALKPDEHEPPININSDIIDI; encoded by the coding sequence ATGAATGAGGAAACTATTTTAAAACTATCCGTAGTTCTACTctgtttcctttctctgttgCTGCCGCTTGTGTTGTTTCTGGTTGTCTGGTTGAGAAGAATACAAAGCCGTGTAGACAGCATATCAAACGAGTGGAGCGTTCTTTGCAAATTAGCACCCAGCGATGAACCTTTAACACCAGCAACAGAGACTCAACACGAAATTCCGAACGCTCTCTCCGATTCTTTGGTAATTTTCAACCAACAAGCGGAAGGTTCCGACGAAAATAACACTTGGAAACATATCCCCAGAGGTTTTGTTTATTCACATGTCTATGACGATGGAGATGGACCCCGTCCGGATGAGGAACAATCTGCTTGTCAGTCTCAAGAGGATGCCAGAGAAGTAGACGATGAATCAAATAGCCAAGAACAAGTAATTCCGGATACCTCGACCCCAGTGGCATCATACCTGCAAATAGTGGATGAAAATCCTGCAATTGTGGGAGTCTCTTTAAGTGAACGCCCCGCGACGGATGCGAAGCAAGAcagaaaaattatctttgtaaGTGCTGGCAGTACGGACGACTTAAATCTCTTTGCAGACCACGATGACTGTCAGGTAAATGAGAATACTGTAATAGAGATGGGTACAGAGAATGGAAACGATATTCCGCAAAATTCAGAGGCTACTGAAACGGGTGAACTGGAATGTGTGGTTTTGATTGAGGATacgaaacaaacaaatgaagttTTATTAGAACTACCAAACGTAACGAGCCCCCCTGCTGAAGAAGTGCAGAATGGAACCTCAACTCAAGGAGGGCAGGAGGAAGACGCAGAGAGGAGTGACAAAAAGGTCCTAACTAAAGAGGGTTGCAGAGATGCCTCAGAAAATTACTGCAAAGCACCATCCACGTCTCTAGAAGATGGTGTCGAGGTAAGCCCTCCAATGGGCGAAATTACAGAGAAAAGAGTCACGAGTGAAACTCGGCCTAAGCCGAAACCACGCCTCTCCAAGAAAAAGCACGGTAGAGTGAACTCCGCGGGAAAGGAGAAAACGTTTAATTCTTCACCTCATGTAAAGAATCCCAATGAAGCTGAATCCCATGACCAGGAGGCAGACCGATGGAACGTACCTGTGATTCTTGACGTTTGTGATTCACAACAACTCGCTCAACAACACATCGCATCTTCCCCTAAAACAGCAGTTAAGTCCAAGAAAAACAccaatgaaagaaacaatgtcCAAGTTGTTAAGGACGTGGGTCATTCTGAGAGCAAGTCCAAGGTAAATGATGGGGAAATTTCAAACTATGAGTCAGTGGCTATAGTGGATTCAGGCAATGAAGGCAAGAAAATGCCCCCATCGGCCAACACCCAAGAAGTGACACGAAACAATGAGTCAACTGGTGTCATCTCTCAGCTACGAGGCTTTCTTACGAACAGAGCAAGCGAGACTCAGAACCCTGAAAAAAGGGCTAAAACTGCTGTGAGACACAGCTACCCTGCTAAGAAACAAGGAAATATTAATGAAGACTATagaggaaaaggaaagacgGCTAAACGGATCTCCTTTCCGCATAATCCCGAGGATTTAAACCGACATGAGCGAGGCGTCGTGAAGCATGACAGGACTGTGCTTAGTGTTGCTCAAGGAAAAACGGGAGCAGCTTCAAAGAGCAATCAAAATTGCAACAAGCCAGGTGTTAGTGAAGGTGACACCTCTGAGTATGAAATGGTAGTTACGCCAGTGGACGGTGGAAAAAAGGAACCGGTGACAGATAATGGTGACTCGTCAGATATAATTTCCCAACTCCGAAGCATTCTTCACAAAGGAAACACAGCTAGCGCCGATAACCCTGATCTAAGGCATGAAAATAAATCCAGTGTTAAGAATGAAGAACATAAGCGCCATGCGACAGCAGCAggtcaaaataatgaaaacacaCCTGAGCAAGTTTACTCTAACCTCGATGAAGAAGGCAACGAAATTTACAGCGAAATACCCTTAAGTGCATCGGAAACGAAAGCGGGAACTACCAACAATGATCAGGAGGAAGTTCACAATTTATCAGAACAAGAACCATTCTACGTCAACCTTCCGTTCCAACAAGGGTTAATCAACTATAACGATGGCCCTGCCCTGAAACCTGATGAGCATGAACCTCCAATTAACATTAATAGCGACATTATTGATATTTAA